Genomic DNA from Desulfuromonas sp. TF:
CTGAGGTCGTCGAGGTTGGAACCGTCGAGGATCTCGGCGAAGCCGAGCTCCCGGGCTTTGTCGCGGCAGATGGAGAAGAGCTCCTGCTTGCAGTAGTAGCAGCGCCGGGGGTCGTTTTGAGAAAAGCCTGGGATTTCGAGTTCATTGCTTTCCACCACAATTTGGCGCACGCCGAATTCGTCGGCGAGACGGCAGCTCTCCTCGAATTCGTATTGCGGATAGGTCGGCGAGGTGGCTGTCAGGGCGACGACTTTCTCGGACCCGAGCACGTCCCGGGCCACTCGCAGGAGAAAAGTCGAATCGACTCCGCCGGAGAAGGCGATCACCGCCGACTCCATGGAGCGCAGGATGTCCTGAAGTTTTTCGTACTTCTCTTTCACCAGCATGCTTCCTCTAAAAGTTTATGAAGGGCGGCAGCGATTTCAGTCGAAAATGCCGGTAGACAGATAACGCTCGCCGGTGTCGCAGAGCATGGTTACCACGTTTTTGCCGGGTCCGAGTTTCCGGGCCACTTCCAGGGCGGCGAAGATGTTGGCGCCGGAGGAAATCCCGGCAAAGATCCCTTCTTCGCGCGCAAGGCGGCGGGCGGTGTGCAAGGCCTCATCGTTGGTGACCGTGAGGATTTCCTGGTAGACCGAAGTGTCGAGAATGTCGGGAATGAACCCGGCCCCGATTCCCTGGATTTTGTGCGGACCCGGTTCGCCGCCGGAGAGAACCGGCGAATCGGCGGGCTCCACGGCAACGATATGGACACCGTTGTTGTGCTTTCTGAGCACGTGACCGACCCCCGTGATGGTTCCCCCGGTGCCGACTCCGGCCACAAAGGCATCCACCTTGCCGTCGAGGGCCTGGATAATCTCCGGGCCGGTGGTTTCTGCATGGATGCGGGGGTTTGCCGGGTTCTTGAACTGCTGGGGCATGAAGCACTTTTTGCTCTGAGCGATCTCCTCGGCCTTGTCGATGGCTCCGCGCATTCCGAGGCTGCCGGGAGTCAGAACGAGTTCGGCGCCGTAGGCTCCGAGGAGGCGGCGGCGCTCCAAGCTCATGGTATCGGGCATGGTCAGGATAAGCCGGTACCCTTTAACGGCGCAGACCAGCGAAAGCCCGATGCCGGTGTTGCCGCTGGTCGGCTCGACGATCATATCTCCGGGCCGGATGCAGCCGTCCTGTTCCGCCCGTTCGATCATGGCCAGAGCGATTCGGTCTTTTACGCTGCCTCCGGGGTTCGTTCCTTCCACTTTCCCCCAGACGGCTGCTGACTGCGGTTCACTCATGCGGGTGAGGCGGACCAGAGGGGTTCTGCAGATCTGTCCAAGCGGGTTGTCGCTGATGACGGTTGGCATGGCGGCTCCTGTAAAGCGGCGTCGGACTTCGGACTGAGGGCGATCTCCCTAAGACCAGAGTCTTTCGCCTTGCCGGTTCAGATGAAGTACATGAAGCGGTNNNNNNNNNNACTTCGGACTGAGGGCGATCTCCCTAAGACCAGAGTCTTTCGCCTTGCCGGTTCAGATGAAGTACATGAAGCGGTGGTCCAGCTCTTTTTCCAGGCCGAGATTTTTTCCCTCGTCACAGAGATCCTTCAGCGTTACCGAGGCGAAATAGTCGTTGAGGCGCTGGCCGGCTTCGGCCCAGACTTTCTGGGTCACGCACTGGTTGTCGAACTCGCATTTGGCCTTGCCTCCTCTTCCTTTTTTGGTACAGTCGACGAGGGCCATTTCACCTTCGGCAGCTTCAACAATATCCTTGACGGTGATCTCATGGGGCTTTTTGGTCAGGAAATAACCTCCCTGGGGCCCTCGCCGACTCTTGAGAAGTCCGGCTTTTTTCAGGTCCTGAAAGATCTGCTCCAGGTAACGGGGGGAGATGGCCTGACGGCGGGAGATGTCCTTGATCTGCACGGGAAGCGTTCCCGCATGATACGCCATGTCGAAAAGGGCGCGTAAACCGTAGCGGCTTTTGGTCGAGAGTTTCATGGAATATGGTCCTCCAGATTGTGTTGTTCAAGTATTAATAAAGTCTATAAAATTTGTCAAGAATTTATTCGATTCCCTGGCTTGAGAATAGCTGGAATCGTGTTTAAATTGAAGCAGCAGATTTATGGAGGTTTTAATGAGTAAACGGCTTTCCCCCCGCAGTACTACCCTGCTTTCCGTCCCTTCGGCGCTGATCACCTATCGTTCCGCGGCGGGGGTGGTGCAGGTGGCGGCCGCGACCTGGGTAGGGATCACCTGCACTGGCTCACCCGTACTGTCGGTCGGTCTAAAGGGAAGGGAGTGTCCCTTGGAGAGGCTGGGGCCGGAAGGGATCTTCGCTGTCAACCTGCCGGCTGCAGAAGGCTGCTTCGCACGATCGTTCATGGAATATTCAGGATGTCCGGACACCTCCTTCACTCTTATCGAAGGAAATCTCTCCCGGGTTCCTCTGATCGCGGAGTGCCCGATCCAGATCGAATGCCGTCGGGGCAGGGTCAGCTCAAGTTTCGAAAGGGAGATTCTCAAAGGAGAAGTGATGATCGTTCACCGGGACGGGATCACTCTGGATCATCTCAGGGCCGCCGATCTTTGCCGGCTCAATCCCTTTGCCGATTCTCGCAACGGTTATTCCGACGTCCCTTCCAGCAACATTCCAACCTGAGAACCGGCGCTTGATCCGAGCGCCGATCCCTTGACAACAGCCCTGCTCAGGGGGATAATTAATTAGGGAACACTCAGGGACGGTGAGAAACGCGAGGAGGTGAATAGGTATGCTGCCAGCCCGTTGGGATCCTTTCCGCAGTATCAACAAGGAATTGAGTTCTTTGCATCGGGAGATGGATGATCTTTTCCGGAGGACATTCGGACAGACGATGGAGACGAAGGGCGTCATGAGCCCGGCGATCAACACCTATTCGAAGGGGAATACTTTCTGTGTGGAAGCCGAAATTCCCGGTGTTAAAAGAGAGGACCTCGATGTGAGCGTGGATGGAGACATCCTCACTCTTCGGGGCGAACGCAAGGAAAGCAAGGAAGTCAAGGAGGAGGATTACATGGTTCGCGAATCGCAGGTCGGTTCCTTCATCCGGCGGCTGACCCTGCCTGAAGGAGTGAACACCGATCAGATCCATGCCTCCTTTGACAACGGCATCCTGAAGATCAGCATGCCTGTGGAGAAAAAACTCTCCACGGGGCGCAAGGTGCAGATCGAGGGGCCGACAGAAGGGAAGCAGGTTCATTAACAACCCACCCCGTCCCTGGGTGACGGTAAGCCGATAGAAAAAGGGCGCCCGAAAGGGCGCCCTTTTTTACGCGAAAGCGTCTCGGTCCTGCGGTTTATCCTGCAGGGATAAAAACATCCTGACGATAATCCTGTGTGGCAAAATAGTCTTCCACCGTCTCGGCGCGCCGGATCAGCTCCACGGTCCCGTCGGTGCTCAGCAGCAGCTCCTTGGGACGCAGGCGCCCGTTGTACTGAAATCCCATGGCATGGCCGTGGGCGCCGCTGTCGTGGATGGCCAGAAGATCTCCCTCCTGAATCGGCGGCAGCTCGCGCTGCACGGCGAACTTGTCGTTGTTCTCGCACAGCGAGCCGACCACGTCGCAGACCTCGGACTTTGGCAGGTGCTCCTTGCCGACGACGCTGATGTGATGAT
This window encodes:
- a CDS encoding Rrf2 family transcriptional regulator; translation: MKLSTKSRYGLRALFDMAYHAGTLPVQIKDISRRQAISPRYLEQIFQDLKKAGLLKSRRGPQGGYFLTKKPHEITVKDIVEAAEGEMALVDCTKKGRGGKAKCEFDNQCVTQKVWAEAGQRLNDYFASVTLKDLCDEGKNLGLEKELDHRFMYFI
- a CDS encoding Hsp20/alpha crystallin family protein, translating into MLPARWDPFRSINKELSSLHREMDDLFRRTFGQTMETKGVMSPAINTYSKGNTFCVEAEIPGVKREDLDVSVDGDILTLRGERKESKEVKEEDYMVRESQVGSFIRRLTLPEGVNTDQIHASFDNGILKISMPVEKKLSTGRKVQIEGPTEGKQVH
- the cysK gene encoding cysteine synthase A, translated to MPTVISDNPLGQICRTPLVRLTRMSEPQSAAVWGKVEGTNPGGSVKDRIALAMIERAEQDGCIRPGDMIVEPTSGNTGIGLSLVCAVKGYRLILTMPDTMSLERRRLLGAYGAELVLTPGSLGMRGAIDKAEEIAQSKKCFMPQQFKNPANPRIHAETTGPEIIQALDGKVDAFVAGVGTGGTITGVGHVLRKHNNGVHIVAVEPADSPVLSGGEPGPHKIQGIGAGFIPDILDTSVYQEILTVTNDEALHTARRLAREEGIFAGISSGANIFAALEVARKLGPGKNVVTMLCDTGERYLSTGIFD